A genomic window from Haladaptatus caseinilyticus includes:
- the priS gene encoding DNA primase small subunit PriS, which produces MEERTRAYLRGRFRDHYRTVQPELPPNADEREWGYIPWTAGPGTTMVRHNSLLDLGTLGGFLESERPRHVYFSAGRYRNPSAGTMGEKDWRNADLVFDLDADHLPGVTPDTPYAEMLARGKTELLDLLDLLERDFGFEDMTVVFSGGRGYHVHVRDEAILQLDREARREVVDYIRATDVEFESVVESEAVAGIGLKNPTQKRTLPTDGGWGGRVHEHLCSFVDELLAMDEADAIDRLQEFDGIGSGKATGAYNAAKNNRREVERGNVDVHPAFYQLARVLAEEVFSTETAAVDEPVTTDTHRLIRLPGSLHGGSGLEVTRIERDELIDFDPLRDAVPDTFTRHDVTVELEEKVEIELGGESFRLPEGNVSTPEYVAIFLMARGRAEKGKE; this is translated from the coding sequence ATGGAAGAGCGGACGCGAGCGTACCTTCGAGGCCGGTTCCGCGACCACTACCGGACGGTACAGCCGGAACTACCGCCGAACGCGGACGAGCGTGAGTGGGGCTACATTCCGTGGACTGCCGGTCCAGGGACGACGATGGTTCGCCACAACTCGCTCCTCGACCTCGGTACGCTCGGCGGTTTTCTCGAAAGCGAACGGCCGCGCCACGTGTATTTCTCCGCCGGACGATACAGAAATCCCAGCGCGGGAACCATGGGTGAAAAGGACTGGCGGAACGCCGATCTCGTGTTCGACTTGGACGCGGACCACCTCCCCGGTGTCACTCCCGACACGCCCTACGCCGAAATGCTGGCACGTGGGAAAACGGAACTACTCGACTTGCTGGATCTGCTCGAACGGGATTTCGGATTCGAGGACATGACGGTCGTTTTTTCGGGGGGGCGAGGCTATCACGTCCACGTTCGAGACGAAGCCATCCTGCAGTTAGACCGGGAAGCCCGCCGAGAGGTTGTGGATTACATCCGGGCCACGGACGTCGAATTCGAATCGGTGGTCGAATCGGAGGCAGTCGCCGGAATCGGATTGAAAAATCCGACGCAGAAACGAACCCTACCGACCGACGGTGGATGGGGTGGCCGCGTCCACGAGCATCTCTGTTCGTTCGTGGACGAACTCCTGGCGATGGACGAAGCCGACGCGATAGACCGCTTACAGGAATTCGACGGTATTGGGTCGGGGAAAGCGACGGGTGCCTACAATGCCGCGAAAAACAATCGACGAGAGGTCGAACGCGGGAACGTCGATGTCCACCCCGCGTTCTACCAACTCGCACGGGTTCTTGCGGAGGAAGTGTTCTCGACGGAAACCGCAGCGGTGGACGAACCGGTGACGACGGACACCCACCGACTCATTCGACTCCCCGGAAGCCTCCATGGAGGCAGCGGACTGGAAGTGACTCGAATCGAGCGGGACGAACTGATCGATTTCGACCCACTTCGAGACGCGGTTCCGGACACGTTCACCAGACACGACGTGACCGTCGAATTGGAAGAGAAAGTGGAAATCGAACTCGGGGGCGAAAGCTTTAGGCTTCCGGAAGGCAATGTATCAACTCCCGAATACGTGGCCATATTTCTCATGGCGCGTGGCCGGGCAGAAAAAGGGAAAGAATGA
- a CDS encoding CDC48 family AAA ATPase has protein sequence MKLTVKPLKQKDAGRGLAAVDRRSMEELGVENGDYIVIEGRGQGRAVARVWPGYPEDEGRGIIRIDGKLRQEAGVGIDDKVTIEKADVNPANRVTIALPQNLQIRGNIAPHIRDKLSGQAITQGQAIPFGFGLMGMGSGQSIPLKVASTDPDGTVVVTDSTEIQISERPAEEIAAGGSAGGQARPDVTYEDIGGLERELEQVREMIELPMRHPELFSRLGIDPPKGVLLHGPPGTGKTLMAKAVANEIDAYFRTISGPEIMSKYYGESEEQLREVFEEAEQNSPAIIFIDEIDSIAPKREEAGGDVERRVVAQLLSLMDGLEERGEVTVIAATNRVDAVDPALRRGGRFDREIEIGVPDRDGRLEIMQVHTRGMPLADSIDLEEYADNTHGFVGADLESLARESAMNALRRVRPELDLDSEEIPADVLESLKVTEGDFKEALKGIEPSALREVFVEVPDVSWQDVGGLEDTKERLRETIQWPLDYPEVFQSLDMQAAKGVLMYGPPGTGKTLMAKAVANESDSNFISIKGPELLSKWVGESEKGVREVFSKARENAPTVVFFDEIDSIATERGRDGGGGSQVSERVVSQLLTELDGLEELEDVVVIATSNRPDLIDSALLRPGRLDRHVHVPVPDEDARRAIFEVHTRHKPLADDVDLDELAEQTEGYVGADIEAVCREAAMAASREFIQSVSPEDIGESVGNVRITAEHFENALVEVTPSVTEETRERYAEIEKRFDSAEPETQEQLGRTFQ, from the coding sequence ATGAAACTCACTGTCAAGCCGTTAAAGCAGAAGGACGCGGGTCGCGGACTCGCGGCGGTCGACCGACGCTCGATGGAGGAACTTGGCGTCGAGAACGGCGACTACATCGTCATCGAGGGTCGCGGTCAGGGACGTGCAGTCGCACGTGTCTGGCCCGGCTACCCCGAGGACGAGGGTCGTGGAATTATCCGTATCGACGGAAAACTCCGCCAGGAGGCTGGCGTCGGTATCGACGACAAAGTCACCATCGAGAAGGCCGACGTGAACCCCGCGAACAGGGTCACTATCGCGCTCCCACAGAACCTTCAGATTCGCGGCAACATCGCGCCCCACATCCGCGATAAGTTGAGTGGACAGGCCATCACGCAGGGGCAGGCGATTCCGTTCGGGTTCGGCTTGATGGGAATGGGATCCGGCCAGTCCATCCCGCTCAAAGTCGCCAGTACCGACCCTGACGGAACCGTCGTCGTCACCGACTCCACCGAAATCCAGATCAGCGAACGCCCCGCCGAGGAAATCGCTGCCGGAGGCAGTGCCGGTGGACAGGCCCGTCCCGACGTGACCTACGAGGACATCGGTGGTCTCGAGCGCGAACTCGAACAAGTTCGGGAGATGATAGAGCTCCCGATGCGACACCCCGAACTGTTCAGTCGCCTCGGCATCGACCCGCCGAAGGGTGTACTCCTCCATGGACCGCCCGGAACCGGGAAGACGCTCATGGCGAAGGCCGTCGCCAACGAAATCGACGCTTACTTCCGGACCATCTCGGGGCCGGAGATCATGTCGAAATATTACGGCGAATCCGAAGAGCAACTGCGAGAGGTGTTCGAGGAGGCGGAACAGAACTCCCCGGCCATCATCTTCATCGACGAAATCGACTCCATCGCGCCGAAACGCGAGGAGGCTGGCGGCGATGTGGAACGGCGCGTCGTCGCGCAACTCCTCTCGCTGATGGACGGCCTCGAAGAGCGCGGCGAGGTGACGGTTATCGCCGCGACGAACCGCGTCGATGCCGTCGACCCCGCGCTCCGCCGTGGTGGTCGCTTCGACCGCGAGATCGAAATCGGCGTCCCGGACCGCGACGGTCGCCTCGAAATCATGCAGGTCCATACGCGTGGAATGCCCCTCGCGGATAGCATCGATTTGGAGGAGTACGCCGACAACACCCACGGATTCGTCGGTGCCGACCTCGAATCGCTCGCTCGCGAATCCGCGATGAACGCACTCCGCCGCGTCCGTCCGGAACTCGACCTCGATTCGGAGGAGATCCCGGCGGACGTGTTGGAATCGCTGAAAGTCACGGAAGGGGACTTCAAGGAGGCACTGAAGGGCATCGAGCCCTCGGCGCTCCGCGAAGTGTTCGTGGAAGTCCCCGACGTGTCGTGGCAGGACGTGGGTGGACTGGAAGACACCAAAGAGCGCCTCCGCGAAACCATCCAATGGCCGCTCGACTATCCAGAAGTGTTCCAGTCGCTGGATATGCAGGCCGCAAAGGGTGTCCTGATGTACGGACCACCCGGAACCGGGAAGACGCTCATGGCGAAGGCCGTCGCCAACGAAAGCGACAGCAACTTCATCTCGATCAAGGGCCCCGAACTACTGTCGAAGTGGGTCGGTGAGTCCGAGAAAGGCGTCCGTGAAGTGTTCAGCAAGGCCCGCGAGAACGCCCCGACGGTGGTGTTCTTCGACGAAATCGACTCCATCGCCACGGAGCGCGGCCGCGACGGCGGTGGCGGATCGCAGGTCAGCGAGCGCGTCGTCTCGCAGTTGCTGACCGAACTGGACGGGCTCGAAGAGCTCGAAGACGTGGTGGTCATCGCTACCTCGAACCGCCCCGACCTCATCGATTCGGCGCTCCTGCGTCCGGGTCGTCTCGACCGACACGTTCACGTGCCGGTTCCTGACGAGGATGCTCGCCGGGCCATCTTCGAGGTTCACACCCGTCACAAGCCGTTGGCCGACGACGTTGACTTGGACGAGCTCGCGGAACAAACCGAAGGCTACGTCGGCGCCGACATCGAGGCCGTCTGCCGCGAAGCGGCGATGGCCGCGAGTCGGGAGTTCATCCAGAGCGTCTCGCCCGAGGATATCGGGGAAAGCGTCGGCAATGTCCGCATCACCGCGGAACACTTCGAGAACGCGCTGGTCGAGGTGACGCCGAGCGTCACCGAGGAAACCCGCGAACGTTACGCGGAGATCGAAAAACGGTTCGACAGCGCCGAACCCGAGACTCAGGAGCAGTTGGGACGGACGTTCCAATAG
- a CDS encoding DUF5822 domain-containing protein — translation MPEPVETYNPDGVDYGWVMQVTFVTTILIGAPIVALIAVVSGVPLPTWASRVSFAVRVGAIVWFVTAICVFLYARRRQTD, via the coding sequence GTGCCCGAACCAGTCGAGACATACAACCCGGATGGCGTCGATTATGGGTGGGTGATGCAGGTCACCTTCGTCACGACCATACTCATCGGCGCGCCGATCGTCGCGCTCATCGCCGTCGTTTCGGGCGTCCCCTTACCGACGTGGGCGTCGCGCGTCTCCTTCGCAGTTCGCGTCGGTGCGATCGTGTGGTTCGTTACCGCTATATGTGTGTTTCTCTACGCTCGACGGCGGCAAACGGACTGA
- a CDS encoding alpha/beta fold hydrolase, with protein MKTVTHHDRTTAYRIADRGGDGDPVLFVHGSGGTHELWKAQLSRLSSSIPIVAIDLSGHGESEDVDADPGWSTLSAYADDVLAVAEETGARTLVGNSLGGAVVLHLVIERDFDPDALALVGSGAKLSVSDDLLTWLDSDFDRAVQFLHDGDRLFHDPDDRYVELSKESMYDVGQRITSRDFHSCHTFDVRDRLDEIAAPTLAAVGEYDMLTPPWYHEYLADNVRDGQFVEIEDAAHLAMLETPDAFNGMLTRFLNGVL; from the coding sequence ATGAAAACAGTCACTCACCACGACCGAACGACGGCATATCGCATCGCGGACCGTGGGGGTGATGGTGACCCCGTCTTGTTCGTCCACGGAAGCGGTGGCACCCACGAACTCTGGAAAGCACAACTGTCCCGTCTTTCTTCATCGATTCCCATCGTCGCGATCGATTTGAGCGGCCACGGCGAATCCGAGGATGTAGACGCAGACCCCGGGTGGAGCACCCTCTCTGCCTACGCGGACGACGTACTCGCAGTCGCCGAGGAAACCGGTGCCCGAACACTCGTCGGCAACTCGCTCGGCGGCGCGGTCGTCCTCCATCTCGTCATCGAACGCGACTTCGACCCCGACGCACTCGCCCTCGTTGGAAGCGGTGCAAAACTCTCCGTGTCGGACGATTTGCTCACGTGGCTCGATTCGGATTTCGACCGCGCCGTCCAATTTCTCCACGATGGTGACCGTCTCTTTCACGACCCGGACGACCGGTACGTCGAACTCTCGAAGGAATCGATGTACGACGTCGGCCAGCGGATAACTAGCCGGGATTTCCACTCCTGTCACACGTTCGATGTACGTGACCGACTGGACGAAATCGCCGCCCCGACGCTCGCCGCCGTCGGCGAATACGACATGCTCACGCCGCCATGGTATCACGAGTATCTGGCCGACAACGTTCGCGACGGCCAGTTCGTAGAGATCGAAGATGCAGCACACCTCGCCATGCTCGAAACCCCGGACGCGTTCAACGGGATGTTAACGAGATTTTTGAACGGTGTTCTATAA
- a CDS encoding GNAT family N-acetyltransferase, protein MSVNIDTRVVSPGDNRYVEEAWQLKEAIRQTEGVLKQRRGFFTDAYRRSTVYCYLTDGEGGERLIGFAAVRRDGYILFLAVAPDFRGEGFGERLVARVAKNHATVTCHARSTNENALDFYRHLGFAVERRIDNYYEDGGDAYYLRLGEEESITKRLSDFMRG, encoded by the coding sequence GTGAGCGTAAATATCGACACGCGCGTCGTCTCGCCGGGCGACAATCGCTACGTTGAGGAAGCGTGGCAGCTGAAGGAGGCGATCCGGCAAACCGAAGGCGTGCTGAAACAGCGGCGAGGGTTTTTTACTGACGCATACCGGCGGTCAACAGTCTACTGCTATCTCACGGACGGAGAGGGAGGCGAGCGACTCATCGGATTTGCCGCGGTGCGTCGGGACGGTTACATTCTCTTTCTCGCGGTTGCCCCGGACTTTCGGGGCGAAGGATTCGGCGAGCGGTTGGTTGCACGGGTTGCAAAAAATCACGCGACCGTCACCTGCCATGCCCGAAGTACGAACGAGAACGCGCTCGATTTCTATCGTCATCTCGGATTTGCCGTCGAACGACGAATCGACAACTACTACGAAGACGGTGGTGATGCCTATTATCTCCGCTTGGGCGAAGAAGAGAGCATCACAAAGCGACTTTCCGATTTCATGCGCGGATGA
- a CDS encoding RtcB family protein: MDTYTAGDITLERVREYVWEIPKEGAMGTPARVFASEELLEQIADDKTLEQLRNTTHLPGVQKYALCMPDGHQGYGFPVGGVAGIDAENGCISPGAVGYDINCGVRMMRTNLTYEDVRGKEEELVDALFANIPSGLGGGGVVEGDIDAVNDVLDRGMAWALDEGYATEADLAHCEDEGVRRESDPSAISQKAKDRGKNQLGSLGSGNHFLEVQRVTDVFREDVADTYGLSENQIVVLIHCGSRGLGHQVCNDYLRKIEKAHSGLLSKLPDKELAAAPAGSQLAEEYYQAMGAAINFAWVNRQLIMHRTRQVFERVFGEPWEAMEMELLYDVAHNIAKKETHDVDGEEKELFVHRKGATRAFPAGHPEVPGAYLDVGQPIIIPGSMGAGSYVLCGGDESMKLSFGSTAHGAGRVMSRTQAKKDYWGGDVQDELEQEHIYVKAQSGATVAEEAPSVYKDVDEVVKVSDALGIGDKVVRTYPVCNIKG; encoded by the coding sequence ATGGATACATACACTGCGGGGGACATCACGCTCGAACGGGTTCGAGAGTACGTCTGGGAGATCCCGAAGGAAGGAGCGATGGGCACGCCCGCACGGGTGTTCGCCAGCGAGGAGTTACTGGAACAGATCGCGGACGACAAGACGCTCGAACAGTTACGGAACACGACCCATCTACCGGGCGTCCAAAAGTACGCCCTCTGCATGCCGGACGGACACCAGGGATACGGCTTCCCGGTCGGCGGCGTCGCCGGAATCGACGCGGAAAACGGATGTATTTCACCGGGTGCGGTAGGGTACGACATCAACTGCGGAGTGAGAATGATGCGCACGAATCTCACCTACGAGGATGTCCGCGGGAAGGAAGAAGAGTTGGTGGACGCCCTTTTCGCGAACATCCCGTCCGGACTCGGTGGCGGTGGTGTCGTCGAGGGCGACATCGACGCCGTCAACGACGTTCTCGACCGAGGAATGGCGTGGGCACTGGACGAAGGCTACGCGACGGAGGCGGACCTTGCCCATTGCGAAGACGAGGGGGTCCGCCGAGAAAGCGACCCATCGGCGATCTCACAGAAGGCAAAGGACCGCGGGAAAAATCAGTTGGGGAGCCTCGGTAGCGGCAACCACTTCCTCGAAGTCCAGCGCGTGACCGACGTGTTCCGCGAGGATGTCGCCGACACCTATGGGCTGTCGGAAAACCAGATCGTGGTTCTCATTCACTGCGGGAGCAGAGGGTTGGGCCATCAGGTCTGTAACGATTACCTCCGGAAGATCGAGAAAGCCCATTCCGGCCTGCTGTCGAAACTCCCGGACAAGGAACTCGCCGCGGCCCCTGCCGGGAGCCAACTCGCCGAGGAGTACTATCAGGCGATGGGTGCAGCGATCAACTTCGCCTGGGTGAATCGTCAGCTCATCATGCACCGAACTCGGCAGGTGTTCGAGCGCGTCTTTGGGGAACCGTGGGAGGCGATGGAGATGGAACTACTGTACGACGTGGCGCACAACATCGCCAAAAAGGAGACGCACGACGTGGACGGGGAGGAAAAGGAACTGTTCGTCCACCGGAAGGGTGCGACTCGAGCCTTCCCCGCGGGCCATCCCGAGGTTCCAGGTGCGTATCTGGACGTCGGCCAGCCGATCATCATCCCCGGCAGCATGGGTGCTGGAAGCTACGTCCTCTGTGGCGGCGACGAGTCGATGAAGCTCAGCTTCGGTTCGACCGCTCATGGAGCGGGGAGAGTCATGAGCAGGACACAGGCGAAGAAGGACTACTGGGGCGGCGACGTACAGGACGAACTCGAGCAGGAACACATCTACGTCAAAGCCCAGAGTGGGGCGACGGTCGCGGAAGAGGCACCGAGCGTCTACAAGGACGTGGACGAGGTCGTGAAAGTGTCCGATGCCCTCGGAATCGGTGACAAAGTCGTCCGAACCTATCCCGTCTGTAACATCAAAGGATAA
- a CDS encoding archease — MTYVLREHTADIAVEATGDTLASVFAAVADGLAAAMCDDIPAVGERFDLEVRAENREALLFDYLDELIYERDVRSVLPVENEASVHDADGVWTLAGTARGVPLDGLRAREIKAVTYSEMSVEETPAGWRAYVVFDV, encoded by the coding sequence ATGACCTACGTGCTTCGCGAGCACACCGCCGACATTGCAGTCGAGGCGACCGGTGATACCCTCGCTTCGGTCTTCGCCGCCGTCGCCGACGGGCTGGCCGCCGCGATGTGCGACGACATTCCGGCCGTCGGAGAGCGATTCGATCTCGAAGTTCGGGCCGAAAATAGGGAGGCGCTGCTGTTCGACTACCTCGATGAACTGATCTACGAGCGCGACGTTCGAAGCGTTCTTCCCGTCGAAAACGAAGCGAGCGTGCACGACGCCGACGGTGTGTGGACGCTCGCTGGAACCGCCCGTGGCGTCCCGCTTGACGGTCTCCGAGCGCGAGAAATCAAGGCCGTCACGTACTCCGAGATGTCGGTGGAGGAAACGCCGGCGGGGTGGCGCGCGTACGTCGTGTTCGATGTATAA
- a CDS encoding DUF7127 family protein produces MTLEHLSQQGIARRYSYDDGEVIAADFGTADVSVDVLDDVAIVVVAHDGEQTQSEVELPAGEAQAFINNGVLTIEVRR; encoded by the coding sequence ATGACACTCGAACATCTCTCACAGCAAGGTATCGCCCGTCGATATAGCTACGACGACGGAGAGGTCATCGCCGCCGACTTCGGCACTGCGGACGTGTCCGTGGACGTGCTCGATGACGTGGCAATCGTCGTCGTAGCGCACGACGGCGAGCAGACTCAGTCGGAAGTCGAACTGCCGGCAGGCGAGGCGCAAGCGTTTATCAACAACGGCGTCCTCACTATCGAGGTGAGACGATGA
- the panB gene encoding 3-methyl-2-oxobutanoate hydroxymethyltransferase — MPTVRDIRAKAGTAPITMLTAYDAPTAAIVDDAGIDMILVGDSMGNAVLGYDSTLPVTVDEVASRTGAVSRGAEDALVVADLPFLGFGFDEKTAVENAGRMLKEEGANAVKIESGTHTIELTETLTRLGIPVMAHLGLTPQHVNELGYARQGTSQEAADEMLDLARKHAEAGAFSLVLEHVPANLAATITEELDIPTIGIGAGPHTDGQVLVINDAVGLGEWSPSFAKQFGDVRSEMERAVGAFRDEVESGEFPAREHSHVEEELDGVY; from the coding sequence ATGCCAACGGTGAGGGATATCCGCGCCAAGGCGGGAACGGCGCCGATTACGATGCTGACGGCCTACGATGCGCCAACTGCGGCGATCGTTGACGACGCGGGCATCGACATGATACTCGTCGGGGATAGCATGGGGAACGCAGTGCTGGGATACGATTCGACGCTCCCGGTGACGGTGGATGAGGTCGCGAGTCGAACCGGGGCCGTCTCCCGTGGGGCCGAAGACGCGCTCGTCGTCGCCGACCTCCCGTTCTTGGGCTTCGGCTTCGACGAGAAGACCGCGGTCGAGAACGCCGGTCGGATGCTAAAGGAGGAGGGCGCGAACGCTGTCAAAATAGAGAGCGGAACGCACACTATCGAGTTGACCGAGACGCTGACACGGCTCGGAATACCGGTCATGGCACACCTCGGACTGACGCCACAGCACGTCAACGAACTGGGCTACGCCCGGCAAGGAACATCCCAGGAAGCAGCAGACGAGATGCTCGACCTTGCACGAAAACACGCGGAAGCGGGCGCGTTCTCGCTCGTCCTGGAACACGTCCCGGCGAACCTCGCGGCGACCATCACCGAGGAACTCGACATCCCGACCATCGGAATCGGTGCCGGGCCGCACACGGACGGACAGGTGCTCGTCATCAACGATGCGGTCGGGTTAGGTGAATGGAGTCCGTCGTTCGCCAAGCAGTTCGGCGACGTTCGAAGCGAGATGGAACGCGCAGTCGGAGCGTTCCGGGACGAAGTCGAGTCCGGTGAGTTCCCTGCGAGGGAACATTCGCACGTAGAAGAGGAATTAGACGGCGTGTACTGA
- a CDS encoding DNA replication complex subunit Gins51, with protein sequence MNLDELRSVQSKERSKDSLQHLRESFYADVGSYIRNLREERERAAERADDPFDSAEVNRLTDEIQTAEEVVEAIYERRVGKVVKRASLSAAGIPADEEGLTNEEQTLFADLVHRIEANKSTVLDVLSGTESDEGSDDTTESTTASSDPGTTASDPSNQADATDSTTAKSDSVSEAVRPSAEATAIAGNPGEDDATSSTDEPSTADETSTGDAVAGAENDPEPAFSEERTTVRITRDVGEILGVDDREYELASEDVVTLPAENAGPLIQRDAAEKLD encoded by the coding sequence ATGAACCTCGACGAACTCCGGAGCGTCCAGAGCAAGGAGCGTTCGAAGGACAGCCTGCAACATCTGCGGGAATCCTTCTACGCAGACGTAGGGAGCTACATCCGTAACCTACGCGAGGAGCGAGAGCGGGCCGCCGAACGGGCGGACGACCCGTTCGACTCCGCCGAGGTCAACCGACTGACCGACGAGATTCAGACGGCTGAGGAAGTCGTCGAAGCGATATACGAACGACGAGTCGGAAAGGTCGTCAAACGCGCGAGTCTCTCGGCGGCGGGAATCCCGGCCGACGAGGAGGGACTGACGAACGAGGAGCAAACGCTGTTCGCCGACCTGGTACACCGAATCGAGGCGAACAAATCGACCGTGCTCGACGTGTTGTCCGGTACGGAATCCGACGAGGGTTCGGACGACACGACGGAATCCACGACGGCATCGTCCGACCCTGGCACGACTGCATCGGACCCATCGAATCAGGCGGACGCAACCGATTCGACGACGGCGAAATCGGATTCGGTGTCGGAGGCTGTTCGTCCATCTGCGGAGGCGACGGCAATCGCTGGAAACCCAGGGGAAGACGACGCGACATCCTCGACGGACGAACCGTCAACCGCGGACGAAACGAGCACCGGCGACGCAGTCGCAGGAGCGGAAAACGACCCTGAACCGGCGTTCTCCGAGGAACGGACGACGGTTCGAATTACCCGCGACGTCGGCGAAATTCTCGGTGTGGACGATCGTGAGTACGAACTCGCGAGCGAAGACGTGGTGACGCTCCCGGCCGAAAACGCCGGACCGCTCATCCAGCGTGATGCGGCCGAGAAATTGGATTAG
- a CDS encoding HAD family hydrolase: MTDDVSAVVYDLDGTLVQLLVNWKTVARDVTAELATHGVDASEADLWEMLDLADEANARDAIEAVIGEHERDGARRSIRLPHANELVSRDVPVGVCSLNCESACHVSLETHGLAEHVDAVVGRDSVATRKPHPEPLRATLRALEADGDAIFIGDSPRDELTAERAGITFEYV, translated from the coding sequence GTGACTGATGACGTTTCGGCGGTCGTCTACGACCTCGATGGGACGCTGGTGCAACTGCTCGTGAACTGGAAGACGGTGGCTCGGGACGTAACGGCGGAGCTAGCGACCCACGGCGTCGATGCGAGCGAGGCCGACCTCTGGGAGATGCTCGATCTGGCCGACGAGGCGAACGCTCGCGACGCGATAGAGGCGGTAATCGGCGAACACGAGCGCGACGGTGCGCGGCGTTCGATCCGTCTACCACATGCAAACGAACTGGTTTCCCGTGACGTCCCCGTCGGCGTCTGCTCGCTGAACTGCGAATCCGCGTGCCACGTCAGCCTCGAAACACACGGGCTCGCGGAGCACGTCGATGCAGTCGTCGGTCGTGACTCGGTTGCGACGCGAAAACCACATCCGGAACCGCTACGCGCAACGCTACGCGCGTTGGAGGCCGACGGAGATGCGATTTTTATCGGCGACTCTCCTCGAGACGAACTGACTGCGGAGCGAGCGGGAATCACTTTCGAGTACGTTTAG
- a CDS encoding helix-turn-helix domain-containing protein — protein sequence MTGTIAEVTFPADTFALNRTLQALETARFDVEQIVAHSRNRLLPFVWVETTDPEAVESAFDLDESVNDFQLIAEFDAECLYQLEWVAGVEALAHILLEERGAILAATGSEDTWNLQILFGDHDALSRTYDYCESRGIDLEIDNIHEFSGGESGQFGLTKNQQRTLRLAYDRGYYSVPRESSAMALADELGVTHQSVSERLRRGHENLVKNTLVLGN from the coding sequence ATGACGGGGACGATTGCTGAAGTAACGTTTCCCGCCGACACATTCGCTCTGAACCGGACCCTTCAAGCGCTCGAGACGGCTCGGTTCGACGTCGAGCAAATCGTTGCACACAGTCGAAACCGGCTATTGCCGTTCGTCTGGGTCGAGACGACCGACCCCGAGGCGGTCGAATCCGCGTTCGATCTCGACGAAAGCGTCAACGACTTCCAGTTGATCGCTGAATTCGACGCCGAATGTCTTTATCAGTTGGAGTGGGTCGCCGGCGTCGAAGCGTTGGCGCATATCCTCCTCGAAGAGCGGGGAGCGATTCTCGCGGCGACGGGGAGTGAGGACACTTGGAACCTCCAGATACTGTTCGGCGATCACGACGCACTCTCACGGACCTACGACTACTGTGAATCACGCGGGATCGATCTCGAAATCGATAACATCCACGAGTTCTCGGGTGGGGAAAGCGGTCAGTTCGGCCTCACCAAAAACCAACAGCGGACGCTTCGACTCGCCTACGATCGAGGATACTATTCGGTTCCACGGGAGTCATCCGCGATGGCCCTCGCCGACGAACTCGGCGTCACACACCAGTCCGTCTCGGAACGACTTCGTCGTGGGCACGAGAACCTCGTGAAGAACACGCTCGTTCTGGGAAACTAA